In one window of Falco cherrug isolate bFalChe1 chromosome 12, bFalChe1.pri, whole genome shotgun sequence DNA:
- the RPAP2 gene encoding putative RNA polymerase II subunit B1 CTD phosphatase RPAP2 isoform X1: MAGRKPPGGAQGRLGRRHAGNKLSAALKNEDAAQRKAALAAAMRKKIESEKKALYIVEQLLEENITEEFLLNSGKFITPSHYKDIVDERSIIKLCGYPLCQNKLENVPKQKYRISTKTNRVYDITERKCFCSNFCYRASKYFEAQISKSPVWMREEEKPPDIELLKEGQSGQSGEEVTLRDEVIKASDIENPRISSNPCESGSHDAASDSSSDTEQEFVSSVVRGSQSSSASLAQQLHRNSILKKKQAQKVCSSPKTEESDVVEATELLSNCKLDAQEEIGACSVHDKITAMPSKTTTLGKSSASENCEDICGSQIVFLGVSKRGAEHLKRTLANSEDCKKPEVRHPVNSKGSLLDVLKQTLKEWRTEETLKFLYGPNYTSLCSSESISTANQENEELDEDDLDTADDLNTVAVGESENSLNCSLPFTGPGGIVKPVPSYEKLKEETEFLELRVKEFYKGKYILAEEAVTHAQAEEHPSKERDDQQEDFTFPLVDSNAQMQIRKRIVLDKLRKVLPTVLGPLQISPADVYTELKNLVKTFRLTNRNIIHKMPEWTLIAIVLLSVLSQITPLVKNTKTSPMYTQFLTTLLEELHFTNEDLESLTRIFRKDCLLEQSVNFKLFCMS, encoded by the exons ATGGCGGGCAGGAAGCCGCCGGGCGGCGCGCAGGGGAGGCTCGGCCGGCGGCACGCAG ggaaTAAACTTTCAGCTGCTCTGAAGAATGAAGATGCTGCTCAAAG GaaggcagctctggcagctgctATGAGAAAGAAGATTGAATCTGAGAAAAAAGCATTGTATATTGTTGAACAACTCCTGGAAGAGAATATTACTGAAGAGTTTCTTCTGAATTCT GGAAAATTCATTACTCCATCTCACTATAAAGACATTGTTGATGAACGGTCTATCATCAAGCTATGTGGATATCCTCTATGtcaaaataaactggaaaat GTGCCAAAACAGAAGTACAGAATTTCAACAAAAACGAACAGAGTTTATGATATCACTGAAAGAAAG TGCTTTTGCAGCAACTTCTGCTATAGAGCATCTAAATATTTTGAAGCTCAAATTTCCAAAAGTCCGGTATGGatgagagaagaagaaaa ACCACCAGACATAGAGCTGCTGAAGGAGGGACAGAG TGgacagtctggagaagaggtgACACTACGTGATGAAGTAATTAAAGCATCTGACATTGAAAATCCTAGGATATCTTCAAATCCATGTGAATCTGGTTCTCATGATGCAGCCAGTGACAGTAGTAGTGATACTGAACaagaatttgtttcttctgtcgTACGAGGAAGTCAGTCAAGTTCAGCCAGTCTTGCACAGCAATTGCACAGAAACAGCATCCTCAAAAAGAAGCAGGCTCAGAAAGTCTGTTCCAGCCCTAAAACAGAAGAGTCAGATGTGGTAGAAGCCACTGAACTACTGTCTAATTGTAAATTAGATGCTCAAGAAGAAATAGGTGCTTGCTCTGTTCATGATAAAATAACTGCAATGCCTTCAAAAACTACTACTCTGGGGAAATCAAGTGCTTCAGAAAACTGTGAAGATATTTGTGGTTCACAGATAGTTTTTCTAGGTGTGAGCAAAAGAGGGGCAGAACATCTTAAAAGAACACTCGCTAACTCAGAAGACTGTAAAAAACCTGAGGTGAGGCATCCAGTTAATTCCAAAGGAAGTTTATTAGACGTGCTTAAGCAAACACTTAAGGAATGGAGAACTGAGGAAACTTTAAAATTTCTCTATGGCCCAAACTATACTTCTTTGTGTTCATCAGAGAGCATTTCAACTGCCAACCAGGAGAACGAAGAACTTGATGAGGATGACTTAGATACAGCTGATGATCTTAACACTGTTGCTGTAGGGGAGTCTGAAAACAGTTTGAACTGTTCTTTACCTTTCACAGGCCCAGGTGGAATAGTTAAGCCTGTGCCTAGTTACGAGaagttaaaagaagaaacagagttTCTAGAACTCCGAGTAAAAGAGTTCTATAAAGGAAAGTACATCTTGGCTGAAGAGGCAGTAACACATGCACAGGCAGAGGAGCATCCAAGCAAAGAAAGA GATGATCAACAGGAAGATTTCACCTTCCCACTTGTTGATTCAAATGCACAAATGCAGATTAGAAAGCGAATTGTCCTTGACAAACTGAGAAAAGT ATTACCTACAGTTTTGGGCCCTCTTCAGATTTCCCCAGCTGATGTTTACACAGAGCTAAAAAATCTTGTCAAAACTTTCCG gttaacaaacagaaatattattcACAAAATGCCTGAATGGACTCTAATTGCTATTGTCTTGTTATCTGT
- the RPAP2 gene encoding putative RNA polymerase II subunit B1 CTD phosphatase RPAP2 isoform X2, with protein sequence MAGRKPPGGAQGRLGRRHAGNKLSAALKNEDAAQRKAALAAAMRKKIESEKKALYIVEQLLEENITEEFLLNSGKFITPSHYKDIVDERSIIKLCGYPLCQNKLENVPKQKYRISTKTNRVYDITERKCFCSNFCYRASKYFEAQISKSPVWMREEEKPPDIELLKEGQSGQSGEEVTLRDEVIKASDIENPRISSNPCESGSHDAASDSSSDTEQEFVSSVVRGSQSSSASLAQQLHRNSILKKKQAQKVCSSPKTEESDVVEATELLSNCKLDAQEEIGACSVHDKITAMPSKTTTLGKSSASENCEDICGSQIVFLGVSKRGAEHLKRTLANSEDCKKPEVRHPVNSKGSLLDVLKQTLKEWRTEETLKFLYGPNYTSLCSSESISTANQENEELDEDDLDTADDLNTVAVGESENSLNCSLPFTGPGGIVKPVPSYEKLKEETEFLELRVKEFYKGKYILAEEAVTHAQAEEHPSKERDDQQEDFTFPLVDSNAQMQIRKRIVLDKLRKVLPTVLGPLQISPADVYTELKNLVKTFRLTNRNIIHKMPEWTLIAIVLLSVLSQITPLVKNTKTSPMYTQFLTTLLEELHFTNEDLESLTRIFRKDCLLEQIR encoded by the exons ATGGCGGGCAGGAAGCCGCCGGGCGGCGCGCAGGGGAGGCTCGGCCGGCGGCACGCAG ggaaTAAACTTTCAGCTGCTCTGAAGAATGAAGATGCTGCTCAAAG GaaggcagctctggcagctgctATGAGAAAGAAGATTGAATCTGAGAAAAAAGCATTGTATATTGTTGAACAACTCCTGGAAGAGAATATTACTGAAGAGTTTCTTCTGAATTCT GGAAAATTCATTACTCCATCTCACTATAAAGACATTGTTGATGAACGGTCTATCATCAAGCTATGTGGATATCCTCTATGtcaaaataaactggaaaat GTGCCAAAACAGAAGTACAGAATTTCAACAAAAACGAACAGAGTTTATGATATCACTGAAAGAAAG TGCTTTTGCAGCAACTTCTGCTATAGAGCATCTAAATATTTTGAAGCTCAAATTTCCAAAAGTCCGGTATGGatgagagaagaagaaaa ACCACCAGACATAGAGCTGCTGAAGGAGGGACAGAG TGgacagtctggagaagaggtgACACTACGTGATGAAGTAATTAAAGCATCTGACATTGAAAATCCTAGGATATCTTCAAATCCATGTGAATCTGGTTCTCATGATGCAGCCAGTGACAGTAGTAGTGATACTGAACaagaatttgtttcttctgtcgTACGAGGAAGTCAGTCAAGTTCAGCCAGTCTTGCACAGCAATTGCACAGAAACAGCATCCTCAAAAAGAAGCAGGCTCAGAAAGTCTGTTCCAGCCCTAAAACAGAAGAGTCAGATGTGGTAGAAGCCACTGAACTACTGTCTAATTGTAAATTAGATGCTCAAGAAGAAATAGGTGCTTGCTCTGTTCATGATAAAATAACTGCAATGCCTTCAAAAACTACTACTCTGGGGAAATCAAGTGCTTCAGAAAACTGTGAAGATATTTGTGGTTCACAGATAGTTTTTCTAGGTGTGAGCAAAAGAGGGGCAGAACATCTTAAAAGAACACTCGCTAACTCAGAAGACTGTAAAAAACCTGAGGTGAGGCATCCAGTTAATTCCAAAGGAAGTTTATTAGACGTGCTTAAGCAAACACTTAAGGAATGGAGAACTGAGGAAACTTTAAAATTTCTCTATGGCCCAAACTATACTTCTTTGTGTTCATCAGAGAGCATTTCAACTGCCAACCAGGAGAACGAAGAACTTGATGAGGATGACTTAGATACAGCTGATGATCTTAACACTGTTGCTGTAGGGGAGTCTGAAAACAGTTTGAACTGTTCTTTACCTTTCACAGGCCCAGGTGGAATAGTTAAGCCTGTGCCTAGTTACGAGaagttaaaagaagaaacagagttTCTAGAACTCCGAGTAAAAGAGTTCTATAAAGGAAAGTACATCTTGGCTGAAGAGGCAGTAACACATGCACAGGCAGAGGAGCATCCAAGCAAAGAAAGA GATGATCAACAGGAAGATTTCACCTTCCCACTTGTTGATTCAAATGCACAAATGCAGATTAGAAAGCGAATTGTCCTTGACAAACTGAGAAAAGT ATTACCTACAGTTTTGGGCCCTCTTCAGATTTCCCCAGCTGATGTTTACACAGAGCTAAAAAATCTTGTCAAAACTTTCCG gttaacaaacagaaatattattcACAAAATGCCTGAATGGACTCTAATTGCTATTGTCTTGTTATCTGT